A genomic window from Merismopedia glauca CCAP 1448/3 includes:
- a CDS encoding transposase has protein sequence MKGTKDYKMHNCPFTLLQVVVSDETDKPLWKPIWLIVMGNCREQICLLDCYEAYRQRYDLEHLFRFGKQRLLMNSYSTPSTHHEENWFQLTLLAYVNLWVFRKLAVILPRPWEYYLTQDKSLKITPSLVQRDFGRIISQMGIEVNSPKRRGYSPGRIKGTKQVPRPRYQVIKKSTPGQKVS, from the coding sequence ATGAAAGGAACTAAGGACTATAAAATGCACAATTGTCCTTTTACTTTACTACAAGTTGTTGTCTCTGATGAAACTGATAAACCTCTGTGGAAACCTATATGGCTGATTGTGATGGGGAACTGCCGCGAACAAATCTGTCTTCTGGATTGTTATGAAGCTTATCGACAGCGTTATGACCTGGAACATCTTTTCCGTTTTGGGAAGCAAAGGTTATTAATGAATTCTTATTCTACTCCCTCCACTCATCACGAGGAAAATTGGTTTCAATTAACTTTATTAGCTTATGTAAATCTTTGGGTTTTTCGGAAACTGGCTGTGATTTTGCCTCGTCCTTGGGAATATTATTTAACTCAAGATAAGTCTCTCAAAATTACACCTAGTCTAGTTCAGAGGGACTTTGGGCGAATTATCTCACAGATGGGGATTGAGGTTAATTCTCCCAAACGTCGAGGTTATTCTCCTGGCAGAATTAAAGGGACTAAACAAGTCCCCAGACCTCGTTATCAAGTTATCAAAAAATCAACACCAGGTCAAAAAGTTTCTTAA